The Bacillota bacterium sequence GACCGCGCCGATGACATTCTCGGCGATGGCCGCCGCGTCTGGCTTGGAGGCGTCCGTGTCGGCGCTCGAGACGTCCCAGTTGTAGACGGTGTAGCCGTTGTCCGCCAGGACCGGGTAGTATTCGGGGGTGAAGTGGCCGGAGGTGCCGCCCGGGGCCCGGACGATGGCCGGCGCCGACCCGGTCACGCCGGAGATGACCGACTCGGCCTTCTTGACCGAGGCGAGGAACGCCGCCGGTGAGGCGTAGACGGTCGATTGGTCGTGGTCAAAGGTGTGGTTGCCGATGGCGTCGCCGTCCTCGGCCATCCGTTTGACCAGGTTCGGATAGCGGCGGACGTTCACCCCGATGACGAAGAAGGTGGCGTTGACGCCGTAGTCTTCGAGGGTCTTGAGGACCTGGGGGGTGACGGCGCTGGGGCCGTCATCGAAGGTGAGGTAGACCACCTTCCTCCCCTCCGGCGCCGGGCGGGCCGCCCCCGGGGCTACCGCCGCAAGGGGTAACGGGCGGTCGGAGGCCGGTTTGGCGGCGGTCCCCCCAGTCGGGGTGGCGGCCTGCCGAAGGTAGGCCATCTCCCGGGCGATGAAATCGGAGGGGATGGCCGGCTGGGCGGCCGGCGGCCCGTCGGTGATCAGGCGGCCCTGGAACCAATCGGTGAAGTCACGGCCGGTCAGGCCGATGGTCGTCAGTGACAGGGCCGGCCCGTCGAGGTGTTCCCCCGGCCCGTATAGACTGATGTAGTCCAACAGGTCATTGAGGCCGACGACCCCGGCGGTACGTTGCCGGAGCTCAAGCCCGAGGGCCAGGAAAAGGGCCTCACCGTGGCCGGGTGATGGCTGGTCGGGGGTGGGGCCGCCGGGTAACGGCTGGTCCGTGGTGGCGCCCAGGCTTTGAAGGTAGGACTCGGCCCGCTCATCGTCGACGCCGGCCTCGACCGAGGCCAGGCTATAGAGGGCAAATCCCCGGACCCAGCCCGCCTGGTCGGGGCCGAGGTCCCAGGGGAAGAGTGACCGCCAATACCGAGCCGCCAGCTCGACCGGGTCGCCCGTCGGGTCGAAGAGGGTCAGGTGGTCGCGCGCGCCCAGGCCGTAGGCTCGACAGAGCCGGGCCAACTCGACCAGGCCCCGCGGCGGGTCGTTCTTCTGGTTGGACCCGCCCGGCACATAGACGTCGACCGGCTTTTCTCCAACC is a genomic window containing:
- a CDS encoding polysaccharide deacetylase family protein, whose product is MVGSVGLLGSPAVDAAPAAVTAGAPSSGSAEYALAVVPGGVVRVALTLKAPQRAVITVRLPSGASVLEITPADALEVLPPVDDAGTLSPLRLAAGKAAVVTYSVSPPWSASSPSRESPPLDAGWSWADLSDLAAGLGGVVRLGRVTIAAEPAEDGSPTGPAAYVAGDLLSGRGVLIVGPAVGLRGWRLWVGEKPVDVYVPGGSNQKNDPPRGLVELARLCRAYGLGARDHLTLFDPTGDPVELAARYWRSLFPWDLGPDQAGWVRGFALYSLASVEAGVDDERAESYLQSLGATTDQPLPGGPTPDQPSPGHGEALFLALGLELRQRTAGVVGLNDLLDYISLYGPGEHLDGPALSLTTIGLTGRDFTDWFQGRLITDGPPAAQPAIPSDFIAREMAYLRQAATPTGGTAAKPASDRPLPLAAVAPGAARPAPEGRKVVYLTFDDGPSAVTPQVLKTLEDYGVNATFFVIGVNVRRYPNLVKRMAEDGDAIGNHTFDHDQSTVYASPAAFLASVKKAESVISGVTGSAPAIVRAPGGTSGHFTPEYYPVLADNGYTVYNWDVSSADTDASKPDAAAIAENVIGAVKGRRTAIVLMHDSAGHASTAEALPVIIQALLEAGYELATLGPK